DNA from Blattabacterium sp. (Cryptocercus kyebangensis):
GTGGGCTTATGAGTATTGGTTTAAGCAACAAAATGCGCATTGGTTGCATACGGAGATAAACATGCAGTCGGATATTCATGATTGGAATGAAAATTTATCGGATCGAGAAAAGAATGTTATTGGAGATATCTTAAAGGGTTTTACTCAAACGGAAACAGAAGTGGGTAATTATTGGTCCGAAATGATTCCAAAGTGGTTTCCAATTCCAGAGATAAAAATGATGGGTCAAGCTTTTGGTTCTTTTGAGACGATTCATGCTGTGGCTTATTCTTATTTGAATGATATTTTAGGATTAGATAATTTTCATGCTTTTTTAGAAGATGAAGCCACCATGAAAAAGTTGAAAGTATTGATGGATATTAGAAAAAGTGATCATGGTAAGTATAATAGAAAAGAGATAGCAAAGAGTATTGCTTTGTTTTCTGCTGCAGCAGAAGGAATTCAATTGTTTTCTTCTTTTGCGGTATTATTGTCTTTTAGAAAATCTAATCGTTTGAAGGGGATAGGGCAACAAATTATTTTTTCTGTTAGGGATGAGTCTCTTCATTCGGAAGCGGGGTGTAAGATTTTTCGTACGTTTTGTGAAGAAAATGATGGATTAAAAAATTCGGTGGAAGATTCTATTTATTATGGAATGGATTTAGCCTTAAAAAATGAATTTATTTTTATTGATCAAATTTTTGATAATGGGGATATTCCAACTATTAAAAGAGAAGAATTGAAAAATTTTATGAAAGATAGAGCAAATCTTAAATTGAAAGAATTAGGACTATCGGATGCCTATTGTATAGATAAAAATATGTTAGATAACATGAGTTGGTTTTATATAACGATATCTGGAGAACAGCAAACTGATTTTTTTGATAATCGTGAAACAGGATATAGTAAGCCTAATGAAGATTGGAATGAAGATCTTTTTGTTTTGGATGAGAAAAAAACTTCTACAGAAAAAAAAATATTAGAAATTCTTTTAAAGAATAAGAAAGAAAATTTAGGAAATTCTGGATGTGGATCCTGTGAGTCTTAGATTATGGGGGTTAGGGATAATTTTTATTGAAATAAATTGAAAAGAAAAATTACACCTTGGTACAATACTTTAGGAAAAGAACAACTATTGCATAGTTCTGTTTGTGATTATTTAGATTATGAATATCCGCATATTTTTTATTTTCATCCTCATAATGAAGCAAGAAGAACTCCTTATGAGAGGTTTCTTATAAAAGTGATGAGATTAAGACCAGGTCTTCCTGATATATTGGTTCCTATTCCAAAAAAAGGAAGGACGGGGATGGCTTTGGAATTCAAAATAAAACCAAATAAATTAACGGAAAATCAGATTCATATAATAGATATATTCAATTCGTACAATTGGAAGGTGAATGTTTGTTATGATTTTGACGAAGCAAAGATTTATATAGATCAGTATTTAAAAAAAACAGATTAGTATAATGAGAAACCATAAAACTTCCATGCAATATGATGTCATATTTAATGAATGTAGAACTCATTTTTTGAAAAAAAAGTTCTTTATTCCTAAAAAGTTCTGTAATTATATTTTGATGAAAATATATCAGAATAATTGGATTGAAATTGTTAATTATTCTGTTTTAGCAGGAATAATGATTCAACAAAAAAAAATAGACTCTCTGCTTTCTGCTACAATAATAGATGTATATGATAAATATATAAAAAAGGCTAAATCTCTTATGGAAAAAAAAAATTCGGATTATGAAGAAGCTTGGAAATATATGAGCATTTCTTCTATAAAAGATTTAATCATGCAAAAA
Protein-coding regions in this window:
- a CDS encoding ribonucleotide-diphosphate reductase subunit beta, with translation MGITKDRLNFKPFEYQWAYEYWFKQQNAHWLHTEINMQSDIHDWNENLSDREKNVIGDILKGFTQTETEVGNYWSEMIPKWFPIPEIKMMGQAFGSFETIHAVAYSYLNDILGLDNFHAFLEDEATMKKLKVLMDIRKSDHGKYNRKEIAKSIALFSAAAEGIQLFSSFAVLLSFRKSNRLKGIGQQIIFSVRDESLHSEAGCKIFRTFCEENDGLKNSVEDSIYYGMDLALKNEFIFIDQIFDNGDIPTIKREELKNFMKDRANLKLKELGLSDAYCIDKNMLDNMSWFYITISGEQQTDFFDNRETGYSKPNEDWNEDLFVLDEKKTSTEKKILEILLKNKKENLGNSGCGSCES
- a CDS encoding VRR-NUC domain-containing protein, whose translation is MKRKITPWYNTLGKEQLLHSSVCDYLDYEYPHIFYFHPHNEARRTPYERFLIKVMRLRPGLPDILVPIPKKGRTGMALEFKIKPNKLTENQIHIIDIFNSYNWKVNVCYDFDEAKIYIDQYLKKTD
- a CDS encoding DUF1599 domain-containing protein, translated to MRNHKTSMQYDVIFNECRTHFLKKKFFIPKKFCNYILMKIYQNNWIEIVNYSVLAGIMIQQKKIDSLLSATIIDVYDKYIKKAKSLMEKKNSDYEEAWKYMSISSIKDLIMQKIFRIQGMEKRLSESEVENYAYKVQDNYIDILNYAIFALIKMKNP